A window of Flavobacterium flavigenum contains these coding sequences:
- a CDS encoding iron chaperone, with the protein MAAVPISKPANVDEYIGCFPSDVQEVLEKIRMTIHKAAPDAKEKISYSMPAFEQNGIVVYFAAFKNHIGLYALPSGHSAFKEALSKYKSGKGSVQFPLNQSIPFDLITKIVKFRVQENLEKVKSKNK; encoded by the coding sequence ATGGCAGCTGTACCTATTTCTAAACCAGCAAATGTTGATGAATATATTGGATGTTTCCCAAGCGATGTTCAGGAAGTATTAGAAAAAATCCGAATGACAATTCACAAGGCAGCTCCTGATGCTAAGGAAAAAATCAGTTACTCCATGCCGGCATTTGAACAAAACGGAATTGTGGTGTACTTTGCCGCATTTAAAAATCACATTGGCCTTTATGCATTGCCAAGCGGTCATTCAGCATTTAAAGAAGCTCTTTCTAAATATAAATCGGGCAAAGGCTCTGTACAATTTCCATTAAATCAGTCAATACCATTCGATTTAATTACCAAAATTGTAAAATTCAGAGTACAGGAAAATCTTGAAAAAGTAAAAAGTAAAAATAAATAA
- a CDS encoding 2'-5' RNA ligase family protein, which produces MNLSEHYNTLFKTSSELILSETYSIDSKIRDDSDKRFGVTLLIRPNDEIKNNIQAFLKEIKKAEPEQYYYPNADIHITVLSIISCTEGFTLNQFPTSQYVEIIEKSLVDINEIEIEYRGVTLSPSAIMVQGFPSDDSLNTFRSKLRENFKKSSLPQSMDSRYTLTAAHSTIMRFQNKLQNPKKLIEIVEKFRNHNFGKFTVDKIELVFNDWYQREKNTVNMCDLYLKYF; this is translated from the coding sequence ATGAATTTATCTGAACATTACAATACGCTTTTCAAAACATCATCTGAACTGATTTTATCTGAAACTTATTCTATAGATTCTAAAATTAGGGATGATTCAGATAAAAGATTTGGCGTTACTTTGCTAATTCGCCCGAATGATGAAATAAAAAATAATATTCAGGCATTCCTAAAAGAAATAAAAAAAGCAGAACCGGAGCAATACTACTATCCAAATGCTGATATTCATATAACTGTTCTATCCATTATTTCGTGTACTGAAGGTTTTACACTGAATCAGTTTCCTACGTCACAATACGTTGAAATTATTGAAAAAAGCCTGGTAGATATAAATGAAATAGAGATAGAATACCGGGGCGTTACGCTATCTCCCTCAGCGATAATGGTTCAGGGTTTTCCATCTGATGATTCATTGAATACCTTCCGTAGTAAATTACGCGAAAACTTTAAAAAATCTTCCCTACCGCAAAGTATGGACAGCCGTTACACTTTAACCGCTGCGCATTCGACAATTATGCGCTTTCAGAATAAATTACAAAACCCAAAAAAGCTTATTGAAATTGTTGAAAAATTCAGAAATCACAATTTTGGAAAATTCACCGTCGATAAAATTGAATTAGTTTTTAACGACTGGTATCAGCGTGAAAAGAACACTGTAAATATGTGCGATCTTTATCTGAAATATTTTTAG